The Xanthomonas rydalmerensis genomic interval CGGGCGCCGGAAGTGCTGCAGGCGCTGAACCCCTGGTGGGGCGTGCGTTTCTTCGCCGAACACAACTGGCACGCGGTGTTCGTGCTCGGCGCGGTGGTGCTGGCGGTGACCGGCGGCGAGGCGCTGTACGCGGACATGGGCCATTTCGGCGCCAAGGCGATCCGGCGCTCGTGGAATTTCCTGGTGCTGCCGATGCTGACCCTGACCTACCTGGGGCAGGGCGCGCTGGTGCTGCGCGACCCGGCCGCGGTCAGCAACCCGTTCTACGAGGCGGTGCCGGAGTGGGCGCTGTATCCGATGATCGTGCTGGCCACCGCGGCCACGGTGATCGCCTCGCAGGCGCTGATCACCGGCGCCTATTCGGTGGCCAGCCAGGCCATGCAGCTGGGCTACATCCCGCGCATGCACATCCGCCACACCTCGCATTCCACCATCGGCCAGATCTACGTGCCGGCGGTGAACTGGTGCCTGCTGGCGCTGGTGGTGGTGGCGGTGATCGGCTTTGGCGACTCGACCTCGCTGGCCACCGCCTACGGCGTCTCGGTCACCGGCACCATGCTGATCACCACCGTGCTGATGATCATCTACGCGCGCGCCAACCCGCGCGTGCCGGCGCCGCTGCTGTGGCTGTTCGGGCTGGTGTTCCTGGCGGTGGACTGCGCGTTCTTCTACGCCAACATCATCAAGTTCCTGGACGGCGCCTGGTTCCCGCTGCTGCTGGGCCTGATCCTGTTCACCCTGATGCGCACCTGGCGCCGCGGCCGCAAGCTGCTGCACGACGAGATCCGCAAGGACGGCATCAAGCTCGACACCTTCCTGCCCGGGCTGATGCTGGCGCCGCCGGTGCGCGTGCCCGGCACCGCGGTGTTCCTGACCGCCGACCCGATGGTGGTGCCGCACGCCCTGATGCACAACCTCAAGCACAACAAGGTCCTGCACGAGCGCAACGTGTTCCTGACCGTCGAAACCCTGCAGGTGCCGTACGCGGCCGCCGGGCAGCGGCTGAAGATCGACGCGATCGGCGACGAGTTCTACCGGGTCTACGTGCGCTTCGGTTTCATGGAGACCCCGGACGTGCCGTTGGCGCTGATGCGCTCCTGCGACCAGGGCGGGATCTACTTCGACCCGATGGACACCACCTATTTCGCCAGCCGCGAGACCATCGTGGCCAGCGCCAACCGCGGCATGCCGATCTGGCGCGACAAGCTGTTCGCGGTCATGCACCGCAACGCCGCCCCCGCCACCGGTTTCTTCCGCATCCCCGGCAACCGCCTGGTGGAGTTGGGCGCGCAGGTGGAGATCTGAGGCCGCCTGCGGCGGCCGGGATTGGGGAGTCGGGATTCGGGATTGGTCAAGGCCATGGCGCCGATACCGTCCCACAGCCGATACTATTGCGCTACCAATCCCGAATCCCCACTCCCCAATCCCGGCTTTAAATGGACCGCATCATCGCCAGCAGCGCCACCCGCGAGGATGAGGTCGCCGAGGCCAGCATCCGCCCCAAGCGACTGGACGACTACCTCGGCCAGCAGCCGGTGCGCGAGCAGCTGTCGATCTATATCGAAGCGGCCAAGGCGCGCGGCGAGGCGATGGACCATGTGCTGATCTTCGGGCCGCCCGGCCTGGGCAAGACCACGCTGAGCCATGTCATCGCCAACGAGCTCGGGGTCAACCTGCGGGTCACGTCCGGCCCGGTGATCGAGAAGGCCGGCGACCTGGCCGCGCTGCTGACCAACCTGCAGCCGCACGACGTGCTGTTCATCGACGAGATCCACCGGCTGTCGCCGGTGGTCGAGGAAGTGCTGTACCCGGCGATGGAAGACTTCCAGATCGACATCATGATCGGCGAGGGCCCGGCCGCGCGTTCGATCAAGATCGACCTGCCGCCGTTCACCCTGATCGGCGCCACCACCCGCGCCGGCCTGCTGACCGCGCCCTTGCGCGACCGCTTCGGCATCGTCCAGCGCCTGGCCTTCTACACCCCGGACGAGCTGGCGCAGATCGTGCGCCGCTCCGCCAGCATCCTCGGCATCGCCTGCAACGCCGACGGCTGCGCCGAGATCGCGCGCCGCGCGCGCGGCACCCCGCGTATCGCCAACCGCCTGCTGCGGCGGGTCCGCGACTTCGCCCAGGTGCGCGCCGGCGGGCAGATCGACCTGGCGGTGGCGCAGGCCGCCACGCAGATGCTCAAGGTCGACGCCGAGGGCTTCGACGAGCTGGACCGGCGCATGCTGCGCACCATCATCGAGTACTTCGACGGCGGACCGGTCGGCGTCGAGTCGCTGGCCGCCTCGCTGTCGGAGGAGCGCGGGACCCTGGAGGACGTGATCGAGCCCTTCCTGATCCAGCAGGGCTACCTGATCCGCACTGCCCGCGGGCGCATGGCCACCAACAAGGCGTATCTGCACTTGGGCTTGCAGCCCAAGCGGGATTCGGGATTGGGGATTGGCGATACAGGAGCGCTGTTTTGACCGCGATCGACCCGAACGCGCCTCTGCGCGGCGAATCCCCACTCCCGAATCCCCAATCCCCGCGGCTATTCAGTTGGCCGACACGCGTCTACTGGGAAGATACCGACGCCGGTGGCGTGGTCTACCACGCGCGCTACGTGGCCTTCCTGGAGCGGGCGCGCACGGAGTGGTTGCGGGCGTTGGGGTATGGTCAGGAGCGTCTGCGCCTGCAACACGATCTGGTGTTCGCAGTGCGCGCGATGCAGCTCGACTTCCTGCGCCCGGCACGCCTGGACGATTCCCTGCAGGTCGGCGTCGCGCTGTCGCAATGCAAGCGCGCCAGCCTGGTGTTCGCGCAGTCGATCCACCGCGACGACGGGGAGCTGCTGTTGCGCGCGCAGGTGCGGGTGGCGGCGCTCAGCGCCGGCAACTTCCGCCCGCGCGGCATGGACGACGCGCTGCACGATGTATTGAAAGTTCTTGAAATCACTGAAGCCGAATTACTGAGGAACGACGGATGATCGCATTGCTCCTGGCCCTGCAGGACACGGTGGTGGAGGCGCTGCCGCAGGACGTGACCCAGACCGCCACCCAGGCCGTCGCCAACACCGCCGCCCACGGCGGCATCAATTACCTGGACCTGATGGTCAAGGCCAGCCTGCCGGTCAAGGTGATCGTGCTGCTGCTGCTGCTCGGCTCGCTGATCAGTTGGGTCATCATCTTCCGCAAGGGCAAGGTGTTCAAGGACGCCAACCGCGAGGCCGACGACTTCGAGAACCGCTTCTGGTCCGGCACCGATCTCAGCAAGCTCTACGCCGGCGCCACCGACCGCAACCGCGTGGTCGGCGGGCTGGAGGCGATCTTCGAGGCCGGTTTCCGCGAGTTCGCCCGCCTGCGCGACAAGCGCCGGCTGGATGCGCGCATCCAGCTGGAAGGCGCGCAGCGGGCGATGCGCGCGACCTATGCGCGCGAGGTCGACCGCCTCGAGCGCAACCTGGAACTGCTCGCCAACATCGGCTCCACCGCGCCCTACGTGGGCCTGGTCGGCACCGTGTTCGGCATCATGGTGACCATGCACGACATGATCAACAGCGGCCAGCAGGCGGGCATCGCCGCGGTCGCGCCAGGCATCTCCGAGGCGCTGTTCGCCACCGCCATCGGCCTGTTCGTGGCGATCCCGGCGGTGTGGGCCTACAACCGCTTCACCACCCGCGTCGAGCGGCTGGCGGTGCGCTTTGAGACCTTCTCCGAAGAGTTCAGCTCCATCCTGCAGCGCCAGGCCAGCGGCGACTGAGCGTCGCCCGCCTGTCCCCGACTCCCAGGATTCCCGCATGACTGCCGCCATTTCCCGCCGCAAGCGCCGCAAGCTCAAGTCCGAGATCAACGTCGTGCCGTACATCGACGTGATGCTGGTGCTGCTGATCATCTTCATGGTCACCGCACCCTTGCTCAGCCTGAGCGTGGACGTGGACCTGCCCGATTCCACCGCGCGCTCGGTGGAAAGCAAGAAGGATCCGGTGATCGTCACCGTCGATGCCCAGGGCCACTACACGCTGACCCTGCAGGACGGCAAGCCGGAGAAGATCGCCGCGCCGGAACTGAAGGCGAAGATCCAGGCCTTCGTCGGCCAGAACAAGGACGTGCCGGTGTTCGTCGCCGCGCCCGGCAGTTCCAACTATCAACTGGTCATGGACACCATGGTCATGCTGCAGCAGGCCGGCGTTCCCAAGGTCGGCCTGATGAGTCAGCCCGGAAACAATGCACGCTGAAGCCGATTCCCGCCCGCCGCAGCACCGCGGCGACGACAAGGGGCTGATCTTCGGGGTCGCCCTGGCGTTGCTGGTGCATGTGCTGATCGCACTGCTGTTCTTCCTGGCCTGGTGGTGGTCGCCGGTGCGCCAGGTCGAACCGGCCGCCGGTTCGCCGATGGTCGAGGCCTCGCTGGTGGTCTCGGCCGCCGACGTGCGCTCGGCGCAGAAGGCGGTCAAGGACGCGCCCAAGCCCTTGCCCGAGCCGCTGCCCGAGCCGGTCAAGGACGTCGCCGAGGAAGACACGGTGCCGCCGCCGCAGCCGCTCCCCACGCCCAAGCCGCAGCAGGCGCCGACGCCGCAGCAGCAGAAGGCGCAGGACTTCGTCCCGGTGCCCGACAAGGTCGACCAGGACCGCGCCACCCGTACCGCGATCTCCCAGGAAAAGGAGAAGCAGGAGCAGGAGGCCAAGCGCCGCCAGGAACAGATCGACCTGACCGAGCAGAAGCGCCAGCAGGAGGCCGAGCAGAAGCAGCGCCTGGCCGCGCAGCAGGAAGAGGAGCGGCAGAAGAAGATCGCCGACATCCGCAAGCAGCGCGAGCAGGCCCAGCGCGAGGCCAAGCTGGCCGAGCAGAAACTGCAGCAGATCGCCGACCTGAACGCCAAGAAGGCGTCGGCGGCCGCGGCCACCACGCCGCAGCAGGCGCCGGGCCAGAACGGCACCAACACTGATCTGCTGGCGAAGTACAGCGCGGCGATCCAGCAGGCGGTGCTGAGCCAGTGGGTGCGCCCGGATTCGGTGCCGCTGGGGCAGAAGTGCAAGATCGTGATCACGCAGATTCCCGGTGGTCAGGTGATGGAGGCCAAGGTCAGCCCCGACTGTCCCTACGACGAGGCCGGCCGGCGCTCGATCGAAGCGGCGGTGTTGCGTGCGCAGCCACTGCCTTATCGGGGCTTCGAGACCGTTTTCTCGCGCACTCTGACCTTCAACTTCACCGCCCAGGACAAATGACCCCGGCGGGCGGCCGCCGCCGCGTTCGCGCGCGGCCGGCCATCCGCCGGACACGCGATGGGCGATAATGGAGCGCGTCCTGCCATCGGCTTCACATGGCGATGGTTCATGATTGCGAATACGTTCACCCGCGCATTGCTATCTCTTGCGCCTTTCCGATCCTGCTGAGCGACCCATGAAGAAACTGCCGCGCTGGCTTGCCGTTCTCACCGCCCTGTTGTTGCCGCTTGCCGCGTCCGCGCAGGACAAGGGCCTGGAAATCGACATCGTCGGCGGCAATGCCTCGGCGACCCCGATCGCCGTGGTCCCGATGCCTTACCAGGGCTCGGCGACCCCGCCCAGCACCGACGTCGCCGCGGTGGTCCGCGCCGACCTGGATCGCTCCGGCCAGTTCCGCAACCTGCCCGAGTCGCAGATCGTCGAGCGTCCGACCCGCGGGAGCGAGGTGCAGTTCGCCACCTGGCGCGCGCTCAAGCAGAGCTATCTGGTCGTCGGTCGGGTGATGGATGCCGGCGAAGGCGCTTACCGCGTCGAGTACGAACTGTTCGACGTGGGCAAGGGCGAGCGCATGCTCGGCCTGGCGATGACCGCCCGTGCCAACGCCATGCGCGACGTCGCCCACCAGATGGCCGATGCCATCTACGAGAAGATCACCGGTGTGCGCGGCGCGTTCTGGACCCGCATCGCCTACGTCACCGCCAGCGGCAAGGGCGGGGCGATGCGCTATGCGCTGATGGTCGCCGACTCCGACGGCTACAACCCGCAGACGATCGTCCGCTCGGCCGAGCCGCTGCTGTCGCCGAACTGGAGCCCGGACGGCAAGAAGCTGGCCTACGTGAGCTTCGAGCGCGGCAACTCCTCCATCTATATCCAGGACATCGCCACCGGCGCCCGCCAGCTGGTGTCCAGCTTCCGCGGCATCAACGGCGCCCCGTCGTTCTCGCCGGACGGCAAGAAGCTGGCGCTGGCGTTGTCGCGCAGCGGCAACCCGGAGATCTACGTGATGGATCTGGGCAGCAAGCAGCTGACCCAGCTGACCAACCACTTCGGCATCGACACCGAGCCGACCTGGGCGCCGGACGGCAACAGCATCTACTTCACCTCCGACCGCGGCGGCCGCCCGCAGATCTACCAGGTGCCGGCGACCGGCGGCAGCGCCACCCGCATCACCTTCCAGGGCAACTACAACGCCACCCCGAGCGTGTCATTCGACGGCAACAAGCTGGTCGTGGCCCAGGGCAGCGGCAACACCTACAAGATCGCGATGATGGACCGCAGCCTGGGTTCGCCGCGCTGGAGCACCCTGTCGACCGGTTCGCTGGACGAGTCGCCGAGCTTCGCCCCCAACGCCAGCATGGTGCTGTATGCGGCGCGTGAAGGCGGCCGTGGCGTGCTGTACGCGGTCTCGGCCGATGCCCGCGTGCGGCAGCGCCTGGTGCTCGCCGATGGCGACGTGCGCGAGCCGTCCTGGTCGCCGTATCGCACTGCACGTTGACATGTAAGTTTGGTGTTAATATTTCGCTGTTGAACCCCTCATCGGCCCAGGAGCCACAAGGTATCCCCATGAACAAGACCACCCGCGTTCTGCTTGTTTCGCTGTTGTCCGTTGCAGCTCTGGCCGGCTGCGCCAAGAAGGTCAAGGAACAGCCCCAGACCGACACCACCGGCACCACCGGCACCACCGCCCCGACCGGCCCGTCGACCTCCGGTCTGTACGGCCCGGGCGATCTGGAGACCGATTCCTGCCTGCGTCAGCGCGTGGTCTACTTCGATCTGGACAAGGATGCCGTGAAGCCGGAATTCCAGGCGATCATGGCGTGCCACGCCAAGTACCTGCGTGACCGTCCGTCCTCGCGCATCACCCTGCAGGGCAACACCGACGAGCGCGGTTCGCGCGAGTACAACATGGGCCTGGGCGAGCGTCGTGCCAACGCCGTGTCCTCGGCGCTGCAGGCCAACGGCGGCTCGGCTGCGCAGCTGACCGTGGTCAGCTACGGCGAAGAGCGTCCGGTCTGCACCGAGTCGAACGAGTCCTGCTGGTCGCAGAACCGTCGCGTCGAGATCGTCTACACGGCGCAGTAAGAAAAGATGCGTATCGGTGTCCTTACATCGATGATCGTCGCGGCGGCCCTCGTGGCCGCCGCGCCGGCTCATGCGCAGCGCGCGAGCCTGGCCGACCGCGTTTCCGCGCTCGAGCAGCAGGCCATGAATTCCCAGGCCAACACCGACATCCTGAACCAGCTCAACCAGCTGCGGACGCAGATGCAGTCGATGGAGGCCACGATCGAACAACTGCAGCACAACAACGACCAGCTCAAGCAGCAGATCAAGGACCAGTATCTGGACCTGGATGGCCGCGTGGGCCGGCTCGAAAGTGGTGCGGGGGCAGGGGCGACGCCGCCGTTGCCGCCGGCCAATGGCGCTGCACCGGCTGCCGCACCCGCCGCGCCTGCGGGCAAGCCGGCCGCCGCCGCCGAGCCGCCGCCGTCCGTGCACGGCGACGCCGGCACCCTGGCGGCCGCCGGCGACGAGCGGGCGGCCTACAACGTCGCCTTCGATGCGTTGAAGGCCGGCAAGTATGCCGACTCGGCAAACCTGTTCCAGAGCTTCCTGCAGTCCTACCCGAACGGCGTGTATGCGCCGAACGCGCTGTACTGGCTGGGCGAGAGCTATTACGCCACCAAGAACTTCCAGTTGGCCGAGGCCCAGTTCCAGGACCTGATCGGCCGCTACCCGACCCACGACAAGGCGCCGGGCGCCCTGCTGAAGCTGGGCCTGTCCCAGTACGGCGAAGGTCGCGTCCAGGACGCCGAGCAGACCCTGCAACAGGTCGGCGCGAAGTATCCTGGGTCCGATGCCGCGCGGACCGCGCAGGACCGTCTGCAGTCGATCCGTATCGGCCAGCAGTTGCGCTGAGCCCCTTACGCTGCCGCCGCTGTCGCGGGAGCACTCTTCTCCCGCCATGGCCGCCGTTCCCAGCGATATCGTCCAAAGCCCGCTGCCCCGCCTGAAGCTGACGGAGATCTTCCTGTCGCTGCAGGGCGAGGCCGAGAGCGCCGGCTGGCCCACCGTGTTCGTGCGCCTGACCGGTTGCCCGCTGCGCTGCAGCTACTGCGACACCGCCTATGCCTTCCACGGCGGGCAATGGTGGGACATCGACGCGATCCTCGAAGAGGTGGCGCGCCACGGCGTGCGCCACGTCTGCGTGACCGGCGGCGAGCCGCTGGCGCAGAAGCGCTGCCTGCAACTGCTGCAGCGTCTGTGCGACGCCGGCTACGACGTGTCGCTGGAGACCTCCGGCGCGCTGGACATCGCCCAGGTCGACCCACGCGTGTCGCGTGTCGTCGACATCAAGACCCCGGCGTCGCAGGAAGCGCATCGCAACCGCTGGGAGAACCTGCCGTTGCTGACCGCGCGCGACCAGATCAAGTTCGTCCTGTGCGGTCGCGCCGACTACGACTGGGCGCGTGGCGTGGTCGCCGAACATCGGCTCGATACGCGCTGCACCGTCTGGTTCTCGCCGAGCAAGAGCGAACTGACCGCGCGCGACCTGGCCGACTGGATCGTCGCCGATCGCCTGCCGGTGCGGTTCCAGATGCAGTTGCACAAGCTGCTGTGGAACGACGAGCCGGGCCGTTGAGAAGCCGGGATTGGGGATCGGGGATTCGGGATTCGTAGAAGCCCTCCCGGTCACCTGTCACGTGCTGTAGCTTTGCGAATCCCCAATCCCCAATCTCCAATCCCGGCCTCCCAATGAAAAATGCCGTTGTCCTGCTGTCCGGTGGCATGGACTCCGCCGTCGTCGTCGCCATC includes:
- the tolA gene encoding cell envelope integrity protein TolA, which produces MHAEADSRPPQHRGDDKGLIFGVALALLVHVLIALLFFLAWWWSPVRQVEPAAGSPMVEASLVVSAADVRSAQKAVKDAPKPLPEPLPEPVKDVAEEDTVPPPQPLPTPKPQQAPTPQQQKAQDFVPVPDKVDQDRATRTAISQEKEKQEQEAKRRQEQIDLTEQKRQQEAEQKQRLAAQQEEERQKKIADIRKQREQAQREAKLAEQKLQQIADLNAKKASAAAATTPQQAPGQNGTNTDLLAKYSAAIQQAVLSQWVRPDSVPLGQKCKIVITQIPGGQVMEAKVSPDCPYDEAGRRSIEAAVLRAQPLPYRGFETVFSRTLTFNFTAQDK
- the tolR gene encoding protein TolR encodes the protein MTAAISRRKRRKLKSEINVVPYIDVMLVLLIIFMVTAPLLSLSVDVDLPDSTARSVESKKDPVIVTVDAQGHYTLTLQDGKPEKIAAPELKAKIQAFVGQNKDVPVFVAAPGSSNYQLVMDTMVMLQQAGVPKVGLMSQPGNNAR
- the tolB gene encoding Tol-Pal system beta propeller repeat protein TolB, with translation MKKLPRWLAVLTALLLPLAASAQDKGLEIDIVGGNASATPIAVVPMPYQGSATPPSTDVAAVVRADLDRSGQFRNLPESQIVERPTRGSEVQFATWRALKQSYLVVGRVMDAGEGAYRVEYELFDVGKGERMLGLAMTARANAMRDVAHQMADAIYEKITGVRGAFWTRIAYVTASGKGGAMRYALMVADSDGYNPQTIVRSAEPLLSPNWSPDGKKLAYVSFERGNSSIYIQDIATGARQLVSSFRGINGAPSFSPDGKKLALALSRSGNPEIYVMDLGSKQLTQLTNHFGIDTEPTWAPDGNSIYFTSDRGGRPQIYQVPATGGSATRITFQGNYNATPSVSFDGNKLVVAQGSGNTYKIAMMDRSLGSPRWSTLSTGSLDESPSFAPNASMVLYAAREGGRGVLYAVSADARVRQRLVLADGDVREPSWSPYRTAR
- the ybgC gene encoding tol-pal system-associated acyl-CoA thioesterase, with amino-acid sequence MTAIDPNAPLRGESPLPNPQSPRLFSWPTRVYWEDTDAGGVVYHARYVAFLERARTEWLRALGYGQERLRLQHDLVFAVRAMQLDFLRPARLDDSLQVGVALSQCKRASLVFAQSIHRDDGELLLRAQVRVAALSAGNFRPRGMDDALHDVLKVLEITEAELLRNDG
- the ybgF gene encoding tol-pal system protein YbgF — translated: MRIGVLTSMIVAAALVAAAPAHAQRASLADRVSALEQQAMNSQANTDILNQLNQLRTQMQSMEATIEQLQHNNDQLKQQIKDQYLDLDGRVGRLESGAGAGATPPLPPANGAAPAAAPAAPAGKPAAAAEPPPSVHGDAGTLAAAGDERAAYNVAFDALKAGKYADSANLFQSFLQSYPNGVYAPNALYWLGESYYATKNFQLAEAQFQDLIGRYPTHDKAPGALLKLGLSQYGEGRVQDAEQTLQQVGAKYPGSDAARTAQDRLQSIRIGQQLR
- the queE gene encoding 7-carboxy-7-deazaguanine synthase QueE; translated protein: MAAVPSDIVQSPLPRLKLTEIFLSLQGEAESAGWPTVFVRLTGCPLRCSYCDTAYAFHGGQWWDIDAILEEVARHGVRHVCVTGGEPLAQKRCLQLLQRLCDAGYDVSLETSGALDIAQVDPRVSRVVDIKTPASQEAHRNRWENLPLLTARDQIKFVLCGRADYDWARGVVAEHRLDTRCTVWFSPSKSELTARDLADWIVADRLPVRFQMQLHKLLWNDEPGR
- the ruvB gene encoding Holliday junction branch migration DNA helicase RuvB — protein: MDRIIASSATREDEVAEASIRPKRLDDYLGQQPVREQLSIYIEAAKARGEAMDHVLIFGPPGLGKTTLSHVIANELGVNLRVTSGPVIEKAGDLAALLTNLQPHDVLFIDEIHRLSPVVEEVLYPAMEDFQIDIMIGEGPAARSIKIDLPPFTLIGATTRAGLLTAPLRDRFGIVQRLAFYTPDELAQIVRRSASILGIACNADGCAEIARRARGTPRIANRLLRRVRDFAQVRAGGQIDLAVAQAATQMLKVDAEGFDELDRRMLRTIIEYFDGGPVGVESLAASLSEERGTLEDVIEPFLIQQGYLIRTARGRMATNKAYLHLGLQPKRDSGLGIGDTGALF
- the pal gene encoding peptidoglycan-associated lipoprotein Pal — protein: MNKTTRVLLVSLLSVAALAGCAKKVKEQPQTDTTGTTGTTAPTGPSTSGLYGPGDLETDSCLRQRVVYFDLDKDAVKPEFQAIMACHAKYLRDRPSSRITLQGNTDERGSREYNMGLGERRANAVSSALQANGGSAAQLTVVSYGEERPVCTESNESCWSQNRRVEIVYTAQ
- the tolQ gene encoding protein TolQ; translated protein: MIALLLALQDTVVEALPQDVTQTATQAVANTAAHGGINYLDLMVKASLPVKVIVLLLLLGSLISWVIIFRKGKVFKDANREADDFENRFWSGTDLSKLYAGATDRNRVVGGLEAIFEAGFREFARLRDKRRLDARIQLEGAQRAMRATYAREVDRLERNLELLANIGSTAPYVGLVGTVFGIMVTMHDMINSGQQAGIAAVAPGISEALFATAIGLFVAIPAVWAYNRFTTRVERLAVRFETFSEEFSSILQRQASGD
- a CDS encoding potassium transporter Kup, with product MSSSSSSAARPGSHDPHAKTGLGVMLTAIGVVFGDIGTSPLYTLKEAFSPHYGLSPDHDTVLGILSLVFWALMLVVTLKYVTVIMRADNDGEGGIMALTALAQRTLPGGSRSMYVVGILGIFGASLFFGDGVITPAISVLSAVEGLEVAAPKLEPFVVPITLVVLGMLFMAQRYGTERVGKAFGPITLVWFVALGAIGVYNMARAPEVLQALNPWWGVRFFAEHNWHAVFVLGAVVLAVTGGEALYADMGHFGAKAIRRSWNFLVLPMLTLTYLGQGALVLRDPAAVSNPFYEAVPEWALYPMIVLATAATVIASQALITGAYSVASQAMQLGYIPRMHIRHTSHSTIGQIYVPAVNWCLLALVVVAVIGFGDSTSLATAYGVSVTGTMLITTVLMIIYARANPRVPAPLLWLFGLVFLAVDCAFFYANIIKFLDGAWFPLLLGLILFTLMRTWRRGRKLLHDEIRKDGIKLDTFLPGLMLAPPVRVPGTAVFLTADPMVVPHALMHNLKHNKVLHERNVFLTVETLQVPYAAAGQRLKIDAIGDEFYRVYVRFGFMETPDVPLALMRSCDQGGIYFDPMDTTYFASRETIVASANRGMPIWRDKLFAVMHRNAAPATGFFRIPGNRLVELGAQVEI